CAAAGTCGCGCGGCCCGAACCACTGTCTCATCTCATCGGGATTGGTCCACGCCTTCCACACCAGTTCGCGGGGTGCATCGAAGACCCTCGTAATCTCCAGCTCTTGCCGTGTTCTCACCGTTGGCGATACCGTCGCTGTGCTCATTCGAAACTCCTCCCTGTATCTTCGAGGCCCGACCTCTTCCAGGCCCTGTGCTCTCATACCCCTGTGTTTACGCCGTCACCATCGTTCAGAAAAGACGGCCCGCCAAATACTCCGCCAGCTTCTCGAAGGTCTGCTTAATGCCCTCAATCGAACCGTAGTCATGCACATTTTGTTCCCGAGCCTCAGCCATTTCAACGGCGCTTTCGACCACTCCCATTCTTCTTTCCGGCATCTCGCTTCTCCTTTTTCTGTAAGGCCTTCAAATACTCGTCCAATCGATCGAAACTCTGCTCCCAGAAGTTGCGGTACTCCTCCAGCCAGTCCGACGCCTGCTTCAAAGGCTCCGCCTTCAGCTTGCAGGGCCGCCACTGCGCCTCCCGTCCCCGCGTGATCAACCCAGCCTTCTCCAGCACCTTCAGGTGCCGT
The nucleotide sequence above comes from Tunturibacter empetritectus. Encoded proteins:
- a CDS encoding ArsR/SmtB family transcription factor, with amino-acid sequence MTDQISSTFSALADPTRRAILARLALGETSVTEIAAPFEMSMPAISRHLKVLEKAGLITRGREAQWRPCKLKAEPLKQASDWLEEYRNFWEQSFDRLDEYLKALQKKEKRDAGKKNGSGRKRR